One segment of Paenibacillus sp. FSL R7-0337 DNA contains the following:
- a CDS encoding alpha/beta hydrolase, translating to MNIIQTNSIELAYDSFGNDNDEVMILIAGLGTQMIRWTVPFCEQLAARGFRVIRFDNRDTGCSTHYSHYPAMDFNALAAALMSGQRPDMPYTLDDMAGDVIGLLDALGIDGAHIVGRSMGGMIAQLVASKYPDRVLSLTSIMSTSGNPSLPQASPEVMGMMTAPGPNPFEDEAGFLAHSMAFAKRIAGTGHPFDEEAYRALIAEEFRRAYDPGSVGRQIAAIAVSGDRRPLLAAIEVPALVIHGMDDPLFVPACGEDTASSIPGAELMLVEGMGHDLPHQLYQQMIDAIERTAQRS from the coding sequence ATGAACATTATACAGACGAATAGCATTGAGCTGGCTTACGACAGCTTCGGCAATGATAATGACGAGGTGATGATCTTGATTGCCGGACTTGGAACCCAGATGATCCGCTGGACTGTTCCATTTTGTGAACAACTAGCGGCCCGGGGCTTCCGGGTGATCCGTTTTGACAATCGGGACACGGGCTGCTCCACCCATTACAGCCATTACCCGGCTATGGATTTCAATGCCTTGGCGGCTGCGCTCATGTCGGGTCAACGGCCGGACATGCCTTACACGCTTGATGACATGGCCGGTGACGTGATCGGATTGCTTGATGCCCTGGGTATTGACGGGGCACATATCGTTGGCCGGTCCATGGGCGGAATGATCGCCCAGCTTGTTGCCAGTAAGTACCCGGACCGGGTCCTGTCGCTCACGTCCATCATGTCTACGTCCGGGAATCCTTCCCTTCCGCAGGCTTCCCCGGAGGTGATGGGGATGATGACTGCCCCGGGGCCGAACCCGTTTGAGGATGAGGCAGGATTTTTAGCGCACAGCATGGCTTTTGCCAAGCGTATTGCCGGTACCGGCCATCCATTCGATGAAGAAGCTTACCGGGCACTCATTGCGGAGGAATTCCGGCGGGCCTACGACCCGGGCAGTGTGGGACGGCAGATTGCTGCGATTGCGGTCTCCGGTGACCGCCGTCCGCTGCTGGCAGCCATTGAGGTCCCTGCACTTGTCATTCACGGGATGGACGATCCTCTGTTCGTTCCGGCGTGCGGCGAGGACACCGCTTCCTCCATCCCGGGCGCTGAGCTGATGCTGGTTGAAGGCATGGGACATGACCTGCCGCACCAGTTGTATCAGCAGATGATCGATGCTATTGAGCGGACGGCTCAGCGCAGTTGA
- a CDS encoding (Fe-S)-binding protein, with product MRVSIFSTCLVDLMAPNAGIAMVEVLERLGCEIDYPASQVCCGQPTYNSGYLQESKLAMQNMMLAFEASDYVVGPSGSCIAMFHEYPKIFSGDPEWELKAVALKEKSYELTQFIVKVLGVTDVGATLEGTATYHRSCHMTRLLGEKETPFQLLEQVKGLKLEPLKNSDNCCGFGGTFAVKMPEISAQMADEKCGCVLDTGADILISADMGCLMNIGGRLSRKGEPVRVMHIAEVLNQHTPANHKGGN from the coding sequence GTGCGAGTCAGTATTTTTTCCACTTGTCTGGTAGATCTTATGGCTCCGAATGCCGGTATTGCCATGGTTGAAGTTCTGGAGCGGCTCGGCTGCGAGATTGATTACCCCGCTTCACAGGTGTGCTGCGGCCAGCCTACGTACAACAGCGGTTATCTGCAAGAATCTAAGCTTGCTATGCAGAACATGATGCTGGCCTTCGAGGCTTCGGATTATGTCGTAGGTCCGTCCGGCTCCTGCATTGCTATGTTTCATGAATATCCGAAGATCTTCAGCGGGGACCCGGAGTGGGAATTGAAAGCGGTTGCGCTAAAAGAAAAATCATATGAACTCACCCAGTTCATTGTAAAAGTGCTGGGGGTCACCGATGTCGGTGCCACGCTCGAAGGAACGGCTACCTACCACCGCTCCTGCCACATGACCAGGCTGCTGGGCGAGAAGGAAACGCCCTTCCAGCTGTTGGAGCAGGTGAAGGGACTGAAGCTTGAGCCGCTCAAGAACAGCGACAACTGCTGCGGGTTCGGCGGCACTTTTGCGGTGAAGATGCCTGAAATCTCCGCTCAGATGGCCGATGAGAAATGCGGCTGTGTGCTGGATACCGGAGCCGATATCCTGATCAGTGCAGATATGGGCTGCCTGATGAACATCGGAGGGCGCCTGTCCCGCAAGGGTGAGCCGGTACGCGTCATGCATATTGCAGAGGTGCTCAACCAGCATACGCCTGCCAATCATAAAGGGGGAAACTGA
- the aldA gene encoding aldehyde dehydrogenase: MTKHLMYINGQFTESEGKEWMEVTNPATDEVISQVPKATRNDVIRAIDAAEQAQAEWEETPAVERGKYLHAIADGIRAEADSIARLISEEVGKTLELSTVEVHFTADYLDYMAEWARRYEGEIVQSDRDNEHIFVFKRAIGVTTGILPWNFPFFLIARKMAPALITGNTIVVKPSAESPNNAMAFSRIVDQAGLPKGVFNLITGRGAEVGNELSSNAKVGMVSLTGSVPAGQKVMEAAAENIIKVSLELGGKAPAIVMKDADLELAVQAIVASRVINTGQVCNCAERVYVHEDIKEEFTTRLVAAMKAVKYGDPLKDTDIQMGPLINKAAQESVQQKVDRAVQEGAKIALGGKKVEGAGSFFEPTVITDATNEMEIVQDEIFGPVIPVITFSTLDEAIALANDSEFGLTSSLYTQNLNVAMKVIKRLKYGETYINRENFEAMQGFHAGWRKSGIGGADGKHGLNEYLQTHVVYLQYDKSVN, translated from the coding sequence GTGACCAAGCATTTGATGTATATCAACGGCCAATTTACGGAATCCGAAGGCAAAGAGTGGATGGAAGTAACCAATCCGGCGACCGACGAAGTCATCTCACAGGTTCCCAAGGCAACCAGGAATGATGTCATACGTGCCATTGATGCAGCGGAGCAAGCCCAGGCAGAGTGGGAGGAGACTCCGGCGGTAGAGCGCGGCAAGTACTTGCATGCGATTGCTGACGGCATCCGGGCAGAGGCGGACAGTATCGCCAGGCTGATCTCGGAGGAAGTCGGTAAGACGCTGGAATTATCCACCGTAGAGGTTCATTTCACTGCGGATTATTTAGATTATATGGCGGAATGGGCACGGCGTTATGAAGGGGAGATCGTTCAGAGCGACCGTGATAATGAGCATATTTTTGTATTCAAAAGAGCGATCGGCGTCACCACGGGCATTCTGCCCTGGAACTTCCCGTTCTTCCTGATCGCGAGAAAGATGGCCCCGGCGCTCATCACCGGCAACACGATTGTCGTGAAGCCCAGTGCTGAATCTCCTAACAATGCCATGGCGTTCAGCCGGATCGTGGATCAGGCCGGATTGCCTAAGGGGGTATTCAACCTTATTACAGGCAGAGGTGCAGAAGTGGGCAACGAGCTGTCCAGTAATGCCAAGGTAGGTATGGTTAGTCTTACGGGCAGCGTACCTGCAGGGCAGAAGGTTATGGAGGCGGCGGCTGAGAATATCATCAAGGTCAGCTTGGAGCTGGGCGGCAAAGCACCTGCCATCGTAATGAAGGATGCCGATCTGGAGCTGGCTGTTCAGGCGATTGTGGCTTCCCGGGTCATTAATACAGGTCAGGTCTGTAACTGTGCGGAGCGTGTCTATGTCCATGAAGATATCAAGGAGGAATTCACCACTCGGCTGGTTGCAGCGATGAAGGCCGTGAAGTACGGAGACCCGCTTAAGGACACGGACATTCAGATGGGACCGCTTATCAACAAGGCCGCGCAGGAATCGGTACAGCAGAAGGTGGACCGGGCCGTTCAAGAAGGGGCTAAGATTGCTCTTGGCGGTAAAAAAGTAGAAGGAGCAGGCAGCTTCTTCGAGCCGACAGTGATCACAGACGCGACGAATGAGATGGAGATTGTGCAGGATGAAATTTTCGGTCCGGTCATCCCTGTCATTACGTTCTCAACTCTGGATGAGGCGATTGCCCTCGCCAATGACAGTGAATTTGGCTTAACCTCATCGCTATATACGCAGAATCTGAACGTCGCCATGAAAGTCATCAAGCGGCTGAAGTACGGGGAGACGTATATCAACCGCGAGAATTTCGAAGCGATGCAGGGCTTCCATGCAGGCTGGAGAAAATCCGGCATCGGCGGCGCTGACGGCAAGCACGGCTTGAACGAATACCTCCAGACCCATGTCGTCTACTTGCAGTACGACAAATCGGTTAACTGA
- a CDS encoding DUF2239 family protein produces MSNEQTHSYCTAFLGAEAVSSGSLEQVVTTVKGRLSDSELARVLIFDDSTGKPIDVDYHGTTDDVLTRLAEPSGESTATEVNPQTTRRAGRPKLGVVSGEVTLLPRQWEWLKAQPGGASVTLRKLVDEARRTGEQQSTIRKSQEAAYAFMTAMAGDFSHYEEALRALYAGDAERLDQCTQDWAPDIRNHVKQLAAVALQKKN; encoded by the coding sequence ATGAGTAATGAACAGACGCATTCTTACTGCACGGCATTTTTGGGAGCGGAAGCTGTTTCCAGCGGTTCATTAGAGCAGGTGGTTACTACAGTGAAGGGGAGGCTGAGTGACAGTGAACTGGCCCGGGTGCTTATCTTTGACGATTCCACGGGGAAGCCGATAGATGTTGATTATCACGGGACAACAGATGATGTGCTTACGCGGTTAGCAGAACCTTCAGGTGAGTCAACCGCTACAGAAGTGAATCCCCAGACCACGCGCCGGGCCGGACGGCCCAAGCTGGGGGTTGTATCCGGTGAGGTTACTTTATTGCCAAGGCAGTGGGAGTGGCTCAAAGCCCAGCCTGGAGGGGCATCGGTAACCTTACGCAAGCTGGTTGATGAAGCCCGCCGTACCGGAGAACAGCAGAGTACCATCCGCAAGTCACAAGAAGCAGCTTATGCCTTTATGACAGCCATGGCCGGGGATTTCAGCCATTATGAAGAAGCTCTGCGCGCATTGTATGCCGGTGATGCGGAGCGTTTGGACCAATGTACCCAAGACTGGGCACCTGATATCCGCAACCATGTGAAGCAGTTAGCTGCAGTTGCATTACAGAAGAAGAATTGA
- a CDS encoding class I SAM-dependent methyltransferase produces MDRLSRIRSEEKIYHDQCYESSKLFQPGSWLHKPVTTVINLINQYKDQEYISILDLGAGVGRNSIPIAESVKPRNGKVVCVDLLESAIAKLKSYSQQFGVEPYIVPVLSDIEHFFIEPNEYDIIIAVSSLEHVSSAQALEQKLSEMNAGTRAGGANCIIIASNIREMLLENKQELDPMFEVNLSTERMIELLKQQFAGWEIEQLIVKPLAFEINRNGLPVKLTSDCITFVAKKS; encoded by the coding sequence ATGGACAGGCTATCGAGGATCAGATCCGAAGAGAAAATATATCATGATCAATGTTATGAGAGCAGCAAGTTATTTCAACCAGGCTCCTGGCTGCACAAACCCGTTACTACAGTCATTAATCTTATCAATCAGTATAAGGATCAAGAATACATTAGCATACTGGATCTGGGAGCTGGGGTTGGCCGGAATAGCATTCCGATCGCCGAATCGGTTAAGCCTAGGAATGGGAAAGTTGTATGTGTAGACTTGCTGGAGTCAGCCATAGCGAAGCTGAAGAGTTACAGTCAGCAGTTCGGTGTCGAGCCTTACATTGTACCTGTTCTATCTGATATTGAACACTTCTTCATTGAACCCAATGAATATGATATTATCATAGCCGTATCCTCATTGGAGCATGTTAGTTCGGCACAGGCACTGGAGCAGAAACTGAGTGAAATGAATGCCGGGACAAGGGCAGGCGGGGCGAATTGTATTATTATCGCGTCCAATATCCGGGAAATGCTTCTAGAGAATAAGCAAGAGCTGGACCCCATGTTTGAAGTGAATCTGTCTACTGAAAGAATGATTGAACTATTGAAACAGCAGTTTGCCGGATGGGAGATAGAGCAGCTGATCGTAAAACCCTTAGCATTTGAGATCAACAGAAACGGGCTGCCCGTCAAGTTGACCTCTGATTGCATAACCTTTGTTGCCAAGAAAAGCTGA
- a CDS encoding M56 family metallopeptidase: MKTLLDILIPLTVAGSVVTLSIQVLGRFSTGHFPARWRYGLIKLALVFYLFPIALILPWLSQHLIVPHAATGVQNPQSGRITGYIAESLQPTLALTTSTAYILLGIWAAGAITFAAWQGYAYRRFTRVLKRNRTMVPENSETAMMLRSIKEELGLTCSVKLAFSHVARSPFLAGLWRPAIYLPVESHVNLDMEMVLRHELVHLKRKDLWIKAALLFARTLHWYNPLVHTVRHELHTWSELTCDQEVVQKMSHADRKRYGGTILNVMAGPASHPGAFYASLSGDGKQLQRRLSHMLNVKKLNRQTLFLSVAAALLIAGIGTSTAALASKMTPKVVADSEYTSSDNAASEIAASKVPKGKITEPAKVSGTEPAESSTIPAQEYTAGQLVAGPAESADSVTVPAEVAPGAAQADIAAQPLPELVASPAESAPVTVPKASAAQSDSGLAPASVPDREEAMVEAMVEALPELVPAPAPSK; this comes from the coding sequence ATGAAGACCTTGCTCGATATTCTAATCCCGCTAACCGTTGCCGGAAGCGTAGTGACACTCAGTATACAGGTACTGGGGAGGTTCTCCACCGGACATTTCCCGGCCCGATGGCGTTACGGACTCATTAAGCTGGCCTTAGTCTTTTATTTGTTCCCTATAGCTCTTATCCTGCCGTGGCTATCCCAACACCTGATTGTGCCGCACGCAGCCACAGGTGTACAGAATCCCCAGAGCGGGAGGATAACAGGGTATATAGCGGAATCTCTGCAGCCTACTCTAGCCCTTACCACAAGTACGGCCTATATCCTGTTAGGGATCTGGGCAGCGGGAGCCATTACTTTTGCCGCCTGGCAAGGGTATGCGTACCGCAGGTTCACCAGAGTGCTTAAGCGTAACCGGACCATGGTACCGGAGAATAGCGAGACAGCCATGATGCTGAGAAGCATCAAGGAGGAGCTTGGACTCACCTGTAGCGTGAAGCTCGCATTCAGTCATGTCGCACGCAGTCCTTTTCTGGCAGGATTATGGAGACCGGCGATCTATCTGCCTGTAGAGAGTCATGTCAATCTGGATATGGAGATGGTCCTGCGCCATGAATTGGTTCATCTGAAGCGGAAGGATCTGTGGATCAAAGCTGCATTGCTATTCGCCCGTACCTTGCACTGGTATAATCCGCTGGTTCATACGGTCCGGCATGAGCTTCATACCTGGAGCGAGCTGACCTGTGACCAGGAGGTTGTGCAGAAGATGTCTCATGCCGACCGCAAACGTTACGGCGGGACGATTCTGAATGTTATGGCAGGACCTGCCAGTCACCCCGGAGCGTTCTACGCCTCATTATCCGGTGACGGCAAACAATTACAAAGGAGATTATCCCATATGCTTAACGTCAAAAAACTAAACAGACAGACCCTCTTCCTATCGGTTGCCGCAGCACTGTTAATCGCCGGAATCGGCACATCTACTGCAGCATTGGCCTCTAAGATGACGCCGAAAGTTGTCGCCGACTCGGAGTATACTTCTTCTGACAATGCGGCTTCCGAAATTGCAGCTTCTAAAGTGCCCAAAGGTAAAATAACCGAGCCTGCCAAAGTATCTGGCACCGAGCCTGCCGAGAGCAGCACCATCCCCGCCCAGGAATATACAGCAGGACAACTCGTTGCCGGGCCCGCTGAATCTGCTGATTCTGTAACGGTTCCCGCTGAAGTGGCTCCTGGAGCTGCTCAAGCAGACATCGCTGCGCAGCCGCTGCCTGAGCTTGTAGCATCCCCTGCTGAAAGTGCTCCCGTAACCGTGCCAAAAGCAAGTGCTGCTCAATCGGATTCCGGGCTTGCCCCTGCATCAGTACCTGACCGGGAAGAGGCCATGGTAGAGGCCATGGTAGAGGCTCTTCCCGAGCTGGTGCCGGCTCCTGCACCTTCTAAGTAA
- a CDS encoding BlaI/MecI/CopY family transcriptional regulator, protein MNKIQKLSDTELELMEAIWASTPPVTSTELLNQFAHKGRDWKAQTISTFLSRLVDKGFLTATRHGRLNKYVPGISPEDYKLVETQHVLDGLYQGSVKNLISAMYDGDKLSDQDIDELKQWFSEK, encoded by the coding sequence GTGAACAAGATTCAGAAGCTATCGGATACAGAATTAGAGTTAATGGAAGCCATTTGGGCGAGTACACCGCCAGTTACTTCAACGGAGCTGCTGAACCAGTTCGCGCATAAGGGAAGGGATTGGAAGGCGCAGACGATATCTACCTTTTTGTCACGATTAGTGGATAAGGGGTTTCTGACGGCTACCCGGCATGGGCGGCTGAACAAGTATGTACCCGGCATTTCACCTGAGGACTATAAGCTGGTGGAGACTCAGCATGTCCTGGACGGGCTGTATCAGGGTTCGGTCAAGAATCTGATCTCTGCTATGTATGACGGCGACAAGCTGTCGGACCAGGATATTGACGAGCTGAAGCAATGGTTCTCGGAAAAGTAG